The following proteins come from a genomic window of Candidatus Binatia bacterium:
- a CDS encoding DUF1080 domain-containing protein, whose protein sequence is MHTRYSRDRLPSRIHQILLAAIAMILPGCTAPPAFLLPAAILDPAQAGVEGRLQGEYATSSGAPAAQIVARGQGRFRLRWWPEGDVTGSSSTASTPTVDGVLRGQKAVFSGSLEGTTDGSTLSVSDSLGKRWILVRQERRSPTLGLRAPAGAVVLDRQETTEGRFDATGHLQRGARSREAFADARIHVEYRLPFEPDGEGQFRGNSGVYIQSRYEVQVLDSFGRPVGDREAGALYKQSPPMVNAALPPLVWQTYDIDFRAARFDATGEKIANARVTVRHNGVLVQDDTEILEPTGQGDAESGEPGRLLLQDHGNPVLYRNVWIERRGDSPPPT, encoded by the coding sequence ATGCATACCCGCTATTCACGCGACCGGCTCCCGAGCAGAATCCATCAAATTCTACTGGCGGCAATCGCGATGATCTTGCCGGGATGCACCGCACCCCCGGCCTTTTTGCTTCCGGCCGCAATTCTGGATCCGGCGCAGGCAGGCGTCGAAGGCCGACTGCAGGGAGAGTACGCAACCTCCAGCGGTGCGCCTGCCGCGCAGATCGTCGCTCGGGGTCAGGGGCGGTTTCGCTTGCGCTGGTGGCCCGAAGGCGACGTGACCGGAAGCTCCAGCACAGCGAGCACTCCCACGGTGGACGGTGTCCTGCGCGGCCAGAAGGCCGTGTTCTCCGGAAGTCTGGAAGGGACCACCGATGGATCCACCCTGAGTGTTTCCGACAGCCTCGGGAAACGCTGGATATTGGTGCGACAGGAACGTCGCAGCCCCACCCTCGGGTTGCGAGCTCCCGCTGGCGCGGTGGTTCTCGACAGGCAAGAGACCACCGAAGGCAGGTTTGATGCCACCGGCCACCTGCAACGGGGCGCGCGAAGCCGCGAGGCCTTTGCTGATGCAAGGATCCATGTGGAGTACCGCCTGCCCTTCGAGCCCGACGGCGAAGGCCAGTTCCGCGGCAACAGCGGTGTCTACATCCAGTCTCGCTACGAGGTACAGGTACTGGATTCCTTCGGTCGTCCGGTCGGAGATCGCGAGGCCGGCGCGCTCTACAAACAATCCCCTCCGATGGTCAATGCCGCCCTGCCCCCGCTGGTGTGGCAGACCTACGATATCGACTTTCGCGCAGCTCGGTTCGATGCGACCGGAGAAAAGATCGCCAATGCCCGCGTTACCGTGCGACACAATGGCGTTCTGGTTCAGGACGACACCGAGATCCTCGAACCCACCGGACAAGGAGACGCCGAGAGCGGGGAACCCGGGCGTTTGCTTCTGCAGGACCACGGCAACCCGGTCCTGTACCGGAACGTGTGGATCGAGAGGCGCGGCGACTCGCCCCCGCCGACCTGA
- a CDS encoding FAD-dependent monooxygenase, producing the protein MPNDVMNVDVLISGAGPVGLSCALLLRNLGITVAVIEARAGTHRAPQAHVVSSRTLEILTGAGVPEERLRALSTPITEIPAIRWVDSLNGTQHGCFELLGAGQAEKILAATPTPIANISQDRLEPLLLAEARDAGARVDFGHRWLRSERGADQRLISHVGVDGGEVRIRSRFLFACDGASSDIRHACGIEMVGPELVQSFVGIHFHADLRDLLAERPALLFEFLGGAAAGFFICHRVDSDWVLMHPYDPETKDREWFTDARAHQLVLDAIGADVPVEIASVAPWRMSSQVAASYRQGPIFLLGDAAHRFPPTGGIGMNTGVGDAHNLSWKVAMAMAGHADDRLLDTYEIERRPVAVANADQSLSNYRKMDLIEEALAGGGDVQAAIDAQPEHFDMLGLDLGYRYRSPAILDDDAADLPVENVVRDVPRGLVAGYRLPHVWLADGGGMVSTLGLVRPDEFVLLTGTRSDLWADAGVAKTDRAAGALLGDIGGLGPEAAVLVRPDGHIAWVCEQAPSDPAAAVAAAVAAAVDRLSHP; encoded by the coding sequence AGCTGCGCCTTGCTCCTGCGGAACCTCGGCATCACGGTCGCGGTCATCGAAGCGCGCGCGGGTACGCATCGCGCCCCGCAGGCCCACGTGGTTTCCTCCCGTACGCTCGAGATCCTGACCGGAGCAGGAGTGCCTGAAGAACGCCTGCGCGCCTTGTCGACGCCGATCACCGAGATTCCCGCCATTCGCTGGGTGGATTCTCTGAACGGGACCCAGCATGGTTGCTTCGAGTTGTTGGGGGCGGGGCAAGCAGAGAAGATTCTTGCCGCTACGCCGACGCCGATCGCGAATATCTCGCAGGATCGCCTCGAGCCGCTCTTGTTGGCGGAGGCGCGCGACGCGGGTGCCCGTGTGGACTTCGGCCATCGCTGGCTGCGCAGCGAGAGGGGTGCCGATCAGCGGCTGATCTCGCATGTGGGTGTGGATGGGGGCGAGGTCCGGATCCGTAGTCGCTTCCTCTTTGCCTGCGATGGTGCCTCGAGCGATATCCGCCATGCCTGTGGCATCGAAATGGTCGGGCCGGAATTGGTTCAGTCGTTCGTGGGGATCCACTTTCACGCCGACCTCCGAGATCTTCTGGCTGAGCGTCCGGCACTTCTTTTTGAATTTTTGGGCGGGGCCGCAGCAGGGTTTTTCATATGCCACCGTGTCGATTCCGATTGGGTCCTCATGCACCCCTATGATCCCGAAACGAAAGATCGCGAATGGTTTACCGATGCCCGTGCGCATCAGTTGGTTCTCGACGCGATCGGGGCGGATGTGCCCGTCGAGATCGCTTCGGTGGCGCCGTGGCGCATGTCGAGTCAGGTCGCTGCCAGCTATCGGCAAGGACCGATCTTTCTGCTGGGTGACGCTGCACATCGTTTTCCGCCTACCGGTGGCATCGGGATGAATACCGGGGTCGGCGATGCGCATAATCTCAGCTGGAAAGTCGCGATGGCCATGGCTGGGCACGCCGACGACCGCCTGCTCGACACCTACGAGATCGAGCGTCGCCCGGTCGCAGTCGCCAATGCGGACCAGAGTCTGAGCAACTATCGCAAGATGGATTTGATCGAGGAGGCTCTCGCCGGCGGTGGCGACGTTCAGGCCGCGATCGATGCACAACCCGAACACTTCGACATGCTCGGGTTGGATCTAGGCTATCGCTATCGGAGCCCGGCCATCCTTGATGATGATGCAGCTGACCTTCCGGTCGAGAATGTGGTTCGCGATGTGCCTCGCGGGCTGGTGGCGGGGTATCGGTTGCCGCACGTCTGGTTGGCTGACGGGGGAGGTATGGTCTCGACTCTGGGGCTTGTTCGCCCCGATGAATTTGTTCTGCTGACTGGCACCCGCAGCGATCTTTGGGCGGATGCCGGTGTCGCGAAAACGGATCGCGCGGCGGGCGCGCTTCTTGGGGACATTGGGGGCCTTGGTCCCGAAGCCGCGGTTTTGGTGCGGCCCGACGGACATATCGCGTGGGTTTGCGAGCAGGCGCCGTCGGATCCCGCCGCGGCGGTCGCCGCAGCGGTCGCCGCAGCGGTTGATCGCTTGTCGCATCCCTGA